One Deinococcus grandis DNA window includes the following coding sequences:
- a CDS encoding acyl-CoA dehydrogenase family protein → MTSTPDPSALLAGLDLRALAALSERVDLPALLGAASRLNDRQLGQLTRMLSGPHDDHSTLPAPDGDFLGQLGTLKPDERQTAADVRAFMETHVAPIMNEYWNRDEFPRQLIPELRRLDLLRRIWNEDGTRKPNATVLEGLITLEACRVDVSTAVFFGVHAGLAFASVALGGSDEQKAEWLPKMLDLEMIGAFGLTEPEGGSQVSQGMRTTCRRDGDRWILRGQKKWIGNSTFSDFTVIWARDVDGGEVRGFIVRAGTPGYSVEKIQGKTALRIVENGLITLDDCAVPDSDRLQNVQGWRTTAEVLKLTRAGVAWQGVGCAMGAYELALAYAQTREQFGKRIGEFQLIQNHLVHMLGNVTGMLALCLRLSHLADAGDMRDEHAALAKVVTAARCRETVALARETFGGNGILLEYGVAKHFADTEAIYSYEGTNEINTLVVGRAITGLSAFV, encoded by the coding sequence ATGACGAGCACGCCTGACCCGAGCGCCCTCCTGGCCGGCCTGGACCTGCGGGCCCTCGCCGCGCTGAGCGAGCGCGTGGACCTGCCCGCGCTGCTGGGCGCCGCCTCCCGCCTGAACGACCGGCAGCTGGGCCAGCTGACCCGCATGCTGAGCGGACCGCACGACGACCACAGCACCCTGCCCGCACCGGACGGGGACTTCCTGGGCCAGCTGGGCACGCTGAAGCCCGACGAGAGGCAGACCGCCGCGGACGTGCGGGCGTTCATGGAGACGCACGTCGCGCCGATCATGAACGAGTACTGGAACCGCGACGAGTTCCCCCGCCAGCTCATCCCGGAGCTGCGCCGCCTGGACCTGCTGCGCCGCATCTGGAACGAGGACGGCACCCGCAAACCCAACGCGACCGTGCTGGAGGGCCTGATCACCCTGGAGGCCTGCCGGGTGGACGTCAGCACCGCCGTGTTCTTCGGCGTGCACGCGGGACTGGCGTTCGCGTCCGTGGCGCTGGGCGGCAGCGACGAGCAGAAGGCCGAGTGGCTGCCGAAGATGCTGGACCTGGAGATGATCGGCGCGTTCGGCCTGACCGAACCCGAGGGCGGCAGTCAGGTCAGCCAGGGCATGCGCACCACCTGCCGCCGCGACGGGGACCGCTGGATCCTGCGCGGGCAGAAGAAATGGATCGGGAACAGCACCTTCAGCGACTTCACCGTGATCTGGGCGCGGGACGTGGACGGCGGCGAGGTGCGCGGCTTCATCGTCCGCGCGGGCACCCCCGGGTACAGCGTCGAGAAGATCCAGGGCAAGACCGCGCTGCGCATCGTCGAGAACGGCCTGATCACCCTGGACGACTGCGCCGTGCCCGACAGCGACCGCCTCCAGAACGTGCAGGGCTGGCGGACCACCGCCGAGGTGCTGAAACTCACCCGCGCGGGCGTCGCGTGGCAGGGCGTGGGCTGCGCCATGGGCGCCTACGAACTGGCCCTCGCGTACGCGCAGACCCGCGAGCAGTTCGGCAAGCGCATCGGGGAATTCCAGCTCATCCAGAACCACCTCGTGCACATGCTGGGCAACGTGACCGGCATGCTGGCCCTGTGCCTGCGCCTGAGCCACCTGGCCGACGCGGGCGACATGCGCGACGAACACGCCGCCCTGGCCAAGGTCGTCACGGCCGCCCGCTGCCGCGAGACGGTCGCGCTGGCCCGCGAGACCTTCGGCGGGAACGGCATCCTGCTCGAGTACGGCGTGGCGAAGCACTTCGCGGACACCGAGGCCATCTACTCCTACGAGGGCACCAACGAGATCAACACCCTGGTCGTGGGCCGCGCCATCACCGGCCTGAGCGCCTTCGTGTAA
- the aroE gene encoding shikimate dehydrogenase — protein MTVPDFPTTQRAFLFADPAAHSLSPRMHGAAFAYAGLPGTYEARRVPAGELAAAVAGLRAPDVLGANLSLPHKEAALPLLDSLSDAARAIGAVNTVVHRDGQLRGENTDAPGLLAALRDAGLPDLGSGVPVVILGAGGAARAAAFVALRDLRARAWIVNRTLDRARALAAAFRPYGEVQAAAPQDVPWADAPLVINASSAGLNNPGQTPLDAAFLARLPAGALVYDMVYRPAETRLMLEARAHGLGAENGLGMLAHQARLAFTAWTGADVPVRVFLDALTGTAGAGTGADAGAGRTP, from the coding sequence GTGACTGTGCCGGACTTTCCGACGACCCAGCGTGCCTTCCTGTTCGCGGACCCGGCGGCGCACTCGCTGTCGCCGCGCATGCATGGCGCGGCGTTCGCGTACGCGGGGCTGCCCGGCACGTACGAGGCCCGGCGCGTGCCCGCCGGTGAGCTGGCGGCGGCCGTCGCGGGGCTGCGCGCGCCGGACGTGCTGGGCGCGAACCTCAGCCTGCCGCACAAGGAGGCGGCGCTGCCGCTGCTGGACTCCCTGAGTGACGCGGCGCGTGCGATCGGCGCGGTGAACACCGTCGTTCACCGGGATGGGCAGCTGCGCGGCGAGAACACGGACGCGCCGGGGCTGCTGGCGGCGCTGCGGGACGCGGGCCTGCCGGACCTGGGGTCGGGCGTGCCGGTCGTGATCCTGGGGGCGGGCGGGGCGGCGCGTGCGGCGGCGTTCGTGGCGCTGCGGGACCTGCGGGCCCGGGCGTGGATCGTGAACCGTACGCTGGACCGCGCACGGGCGCTCGCGGCGGCGTTCCGGCCATACGGCGAGGTGCAGGCCGCCGCCCCGCAGGACGTGCCGTGGGCGGACGCGCCACTGGTGATCAATGCCAGCAGCGCGGGCCTGAACAACCCGGGGCAGACGCCGCTGGACGCCGCGTTCCTGGCGCGGCTCCCGGCCGGGGCGCTCGTGTACGACATGGTGTATAGACCGGCCGAGACGCGCCTGATGCTTGAGGCCCGCGCGCATGGCCTGGGTGCCGAGAACGGCCTGGGGATGCTGGCCCATCAGGCGCGGCTGGCGTTCACCGCCTGGACGGGCGCGGACGTGCCGGTGCGGGTGTTCCTGGACGCGCTGACCGGGACGGCCGGAGCCGGTACCGGTGCTGATGCTGGAGCGGGGCGGACGCCGTGA
- a CDS encoding type IV pilus twitching motility protein PilT: protein MTLDELLREMVGRRASDVHLQAGSPPMGRIDGQLVPFGTQPLMPPDTMLLAQSLMNADQWDDFTYRNELDLAYSVSGLGRFRCNVFRQRGAVGMVMRIVSDAIPGFEALGLPADVMRGLAEHARGLILVTGPTGSGKSTTLASLIDHINRAYAYNIITIEDPIEILHKNKKSIVVQREVGSDTRDFRTALKYAMRQDPDVIMIGEMRDKETVEAALSAAQTGHLVVSTLHTQDAVRSVNRIIDFFPPFEREQVRLQMAESLVGIVSQRLLRRADGVGRVLGLEILLNTPLIQEYIKDENKTPLIKDALIEDNIRGMHTFDQHLVQLYRNTLITMDEALAAATSPHELKLMVTRSGFTF, encoded by the coding sequence GTGACCCTCGACGAACTCCTGCGCGAGATGGTCGGCCGCCGCGCCAGCGACGTGCACCTCCAGGCGGGCAGTCCCCCCATGGGCCGCATCGACGGTCAGCTCGTGCCGTTCGGCACGCAGCCGCTCATGCCGCCCGACACCATGCTGCTGGCGCAGTCCCTGATGAACGCCGACCAGTGGGACGACTTCACGTACCGCAACGAACTCGACCTCGCGTACAGCGTGTCCGGCCTGGGCCGCTTCCGCTGCAACGTCTTCCGGCAGCGCGGCGCGGTCGGCATGGTCATGCGCATCGTTTCCGACGCCATTCCCGGCTTCGAGGCGCTGGGCCTCCCCGCGGACGTCATGCGCGGCCTCGCCGAGCACGCCCGCGGCCTGATCCTCGTGACCGGCCCCACCGGGTCGGGAAAGAGCACCACCCTGGCCAGCCTGATCGACCACATCAACCGCGCGTACGCGTACAACATCATCACCATCGAGGACCCCATCGAGATCCTCCACAAGAACAAGAAGAGCATCGTCGTGCAGCGCGAGGTCGGCAGCGACACCCGCGACTTCCGCACCGCCCTGAAGTACGCCATGCGCCAGGACCCGGACGTCATCATGATCGGCGAGATGCGCGACAAGGAAACCGTCGAGGCCGCCCTGAGCGCCGCGCAGACCGGGCACCTGGTCGTCAGCACGCTGCACACCCAGGACGCCGTGCGCAGCGTGAACCGCATCATCGACTTCTTCCCGCCCTTCGAACGCGAACAGGTGCGCCTCCAGATGGCCGAATCGCTCGTCGGGATCGTCAGCCAGCGCCTGCTGCGCCGCGCCGACGGCGTGGGCCGCGTCCTGGGCCTCGAAATCCTCCTGAATACCCCCCTGATCCAGGAGTACATCAAGGACGAGAACAAGACCCCGCTGATCAAGGACGCCCTGATCGAGGACAACATCCGCGGGATGCACACCTTCGACCAGCACCTCGTGCAGCTGTACCGCAACACCCTGATCACCATGGACGAGGCCCTCGCTGCGGCGACCAGCCCGCACGAACTGAAACTGATGGTCACCCGCAGCGGCTTCACGTTCTGA
- a CDS encoding phage holin family protein, with the protein MGFVLRLLVNALALYLLTRVYGGVSFAPGADLLSVLIAALVMGIVNALVRPVLLLLSLPVNVLTLGLFTLVVNGVVLWLVAAATALNVAGFGAAVIGAVVLAVISWVLDAAVRALGLEKDQ; encoded by the coding sequence ATGGGTTTCGTCCTTCGGCTGCTGGTGAACGCACTGGCCCTGTACCTCCTGACCCGCGTGTACGGCGGCGTGAGCTTCGCGCCCGGCGCGGACCTGCTGAGCGTGCTGATCGCCGCGCTCGTCATGGGCATCGTGAACGCCCTGGTGCGCCCCGTGCTGCTGCTGCTGTCGCTGCCCGTGAACGTCCTGACGCTGGGCCTGTTCACGCTGGTCGTGAACGGCGTCGTGCTGTGGCTGGTGGCCGCCGCGACCGCCCTGAACGTCGCGGGCTTCGGCGCGGCCGTCATCGGCGCGGTCGTGCTGGCCGTCATCTCCTGGGTGCTGGACGCCGCCGTGCGCGCCCTGGGCCTGGAGAAGGACCAGTGA
- the panC gene encoding pantoate--beta-alanine ligase, with product MTAAVLPTVLTSTDDLRARLRARRVAFVPTMGYLHDGHATLIRAARAAAGPDGLVAVSVFVNPLQFGPAEDLSRYPRDLDRDLRVAAQAGADVLFHPDVATMYPQGYSTSVTVTGVSDGLDGAARPGHFTGVATVVLKLLNLVQPDVALFGEKDWQQLAVVRRMVRDLNVPVSIQGVPTVRAASGLALSSRNTYLTAEQQDRATILSRALRAVQAAYATGERRADALEAAGHAVLTLEPELALEYLTVVGGDMQTPEIMDNDPMNRVLVAARLFGVRLIDNMPLGEPQ from the coding sequence GTGACCGCCGCCGTGCTCCCGACCGTCCTGACCAGCACGGACGACCTGCGCGCCCGGCTGCGCGCGCGGCGCGTGGCGTTCGTGCCCACCATGGGCTACCTGCACGACGGGCACGCCACCCTGATCCGCGCGGCGCGCGCCGCGGCGGGCCCCGACGGGCTGGTCGCCGTGAGCGTGTTCGTGAACCCCCTGCAGTTCGGCCCGGCCGAGGACCTCAGCCGCTACCCGCGCGACCTGGACCGCGACCTGCGGGTCGCCGCGCAGGCCGGAGCGGACGTGCTGTTCCACCCGGACGTGGCGACCATGTACCCGCAGGGCTACAGCACCAGCGTCACCGTGACCGGCGTCAGCGACGGCCTGGACGGCGCGGCCCGCCCCGGGCACTTCACGGGCGTCGCCACGGTCGTCCTGAAACTCCTGAACCTCGTGCAGCCCGACGTGGCGCTGTTCGGCGAGAAGGACTGGCAGCAGCTGGCCGTCGTGCGCCGCATGGTCCGCGACCTGAACGTCCCCGTCAGCATCCAGGGTGTCCCCACCGTCCGCGCCGCGTCCGGGCTGGCCCTGAGCAGCCGCAACACCTACCTGACCGCCGAGCAGCAGGACCGCGCGACCATCCTCTCGCGGGCGCTGCGCGCCGTGCAGGCCGCGTACGCGACCGGTGAACGCCGCGCGGACGCGCTGGAAGCCGCCGGTCACGCGGTCCTCACGCTGGAACCCGAACTGGCCCTGGAGTACCTCACGGTCGTCGGGGGGGATATGCAGACGCCGGAAATCATGGACAATGACCCCATGAATCGCGTCTTGGTGGCGGCCCGCCTCTTCGGGGTGCGCCTGATCGACAACATGCCCCTCGGGGAACCCCAGTGA